A window of Polypterus senegalus isolate Bchr_013 chromosome 14, ASM1683550v1, whole genome shotgun sequence contains these coding sequences:
- the LOC120514643 gene encoding histone H3-like, with amino-acid sequence MARTKQTARKSTGGKAPRKQLATKAARKSAPATGGVKKPHRYRPGTVALREIRRYQKSTELLIRKLPFQRLVREIAQDFKTDLRFQSSAVMALQESSEAYLVGLFEDTNLCAIHAKRVTIMPKDIQLARRIRGERA; translated from the coding sequence ATGGCAAGAACAAAGCAGACAGCTCGTAAGTCAACTGGCGGCAAAGCTCCCCGAAAACAGCTCGCTACTAAAGCCGCTCGTAAGAGTGCTCCTGCCACCGGTGGCGTGAAGAAGCCTCATCGTTACAGGCCCGGAACAGTGGCTTTACGTGAAATTCGTCGCTACCAGAAATCTACTGAGCTACTTATTCGCAAGTTGCCTTTCCAGAGGCTGGTGAGAGAAATCGCCCAAGATTTCAAAACCGATCTCCGTTTTCAGAGCTCTGCTGTTATGGCTCTGCAGGAGTCCAGTGAGGCTTATTTGGTCGGTTTGTTTGAGGATACCAACTTGTGTGCTATCCACGCCAAGAGAGTGACCATAATGCCCAAAGACATCCAGCTGGCTCGCCGCATTCGTGGTGAACGTGCCTAA
- the LOC120514638 gene encoding histone H1-like, with product MAETAPVAPAKSPKKKTSTKPKKTGPSVSDLIVKAVSASKDRHGLSLAALKKALSAGGYDVEKNNARIKLSIKSLVSKGSLVQTKGTGASGSFKINKKQAETKEKATKKKAVPKKKPAAKKPVAAKKVKKPAAKKPAAAKKTAKKPAAAKKAAKSPKKAKPAAKPKKTAKSPKKPKVSKPKAAKPKTVKKAAPKKK from the coding sequence ATGGCAGAAACTGCTCCAGTCGCTCCGGCTAAATCGCCAAAGAAGAAAACGAGCACGAAGCCTAAAAAGACCGGCCCTAGCGTATCTGATTTGATCGTGAAGGCTGTGTCGGCTTCAAAAGACCGCCATGGACTTTCTTTGGCAGCACTCAAGAAGGCTTTGTCTGCTGGTGGCTACGATGTGGAAAAGAACAACGCCCGCATTAAGTTGTCTATAAAAAGCCTTGTCAGTAAAGGCTCTCTCGTGCAGACGAAAGGTACCGGCGCCTCCGGATCCTTCAAAATCAACAAGAAACAGGCAGAAACCAAGGAGAAAGCTACAAAGAAAAAGGCGGTTCCAAAAAAGAAGCCAGCGGCGAAAAAGCCCGTTGCCGCCAAGAAAGTGAAGAAGCCGGCAGCTAAGAAACCCGCAGCAGCCAAGAAGACGGCTAAGAAGCCTGCCGCAGCCAAGAAAGCCGCCAAGAGTCCCAAGAAAGCGAAGCCAGCTGCCAAACCCAAAAAGACAGCCAAGAGCCCGAAAAAGCCTAAGGTATCCAAGCCGAAGGCGGCTAAACCCAAAACTGTTAAGAAGGCGGCACCGAAAAAGAAGTGA
- the LOC120514659 gene encoding histone H2A-like has protein sequence MSGRGKTGGKARAKAKTRSSRAGLQFPVGRVHRLLRKGNYAERVGAGAPVYLAAVLEYLTAEILELAGNAARDNKKTRIIPRHLQLAVRNDEELNKLLGGVTIAQGGVLPNIQAVLLPKKTEKPVKSK, from the coding sequence ATGTCTGGAAGAGGAAAGACTGGCGGGAAGGCACGTGCCAAGGCTAAGACTCGCTCTTCTCGAGCTGGATTGCAGTTCCCCGTTGGTCGTGTTCACAGACTTCTAAGGAAAGGCAATTATGCTGAGCGTGTAGGTGCTGGTGCTCCCGTCTATTTGGCTGCTGTGCTCGAGTACCTGACCGCTGAAATTCTCGAGTTAGCTGGGAATGCTGCCCGTGACAACAAGAAAACGAGAATCATTCCTCGTCACCTGCAGCTGGCTGTGCGTAATGATGAGGAGCTCAATAAGCTGTTGGGTGGCGTAACCATCGCTCAGGGTGGTGTGCTGCCGAACATCCAGGCCGTGCTTCTCCCTAAGAAGACCGAGAAACCCGTTAAGAGCAAGTAA
- the LOC120514664 gene encoding histone H2B 5-like codes for MPEPKAAPAPKKGSKKAVSKSQAKGGKKRRKSRKESYSIYVYKVLKQVHPDTGISSKAMGIMNSFVNDIFERIAGEASRLAHYNKRSTISSREIQTAVRLLLPGELAKHAVSEGTKAVTKYTSSK; via the coding sequence ATGCCTGAGCCAAAAGCTGCCCCCGCTCCTAAGAAGGGCTCAAAGAAAGCCGTTTCTAAGAGCCAGGCGAAAGGAGGAAAAAAACGCAGAAAGTCTAGGAAAGAAAGTTATTCTATTTACGTGTACAAGGTACTGAAGCAAGTTCACCCTGATACTGGCATTTCATCTAAAGCGATGGGAATTATGAATTCGTTTGTGAACGATATCTTCGAGCGCATCGCCGGTGAGGCTTCTCGTCTAGCACACTACAATAAGCGATCGACTATTTCTTCCCGGGAAATCCAAACTGCTGTGAGGCTCCTGCTACCAGGAGAACTTGCCAAGCATGCCGTGTCAGAAGGCACCAAGGCAGTTACCAAATACACTAGCTCCAAGTAA